The Penaeus vannamei isolate JL-2024 chromosome 16, ASM4276789v1, whole genome shotgun sequence genome includes a window with the following:
- the LOC138864489 gene encoding gustatory receptor for sugar taste 64a-like produces the protein MRAPRRFRSTKHGFRRVLQRLLSAALAGVEGSPRPPSSAAPAAHEAKGVDGRMRKGAWYGVEEPVKCQRPECLRCLVPVTRLFSLFGLLPMRVVDGQFRFVLCHFLTLYACVVAAALTWFSLTRVVALFAATGPQDWVQLLTGTTFYLLGATGALLLLQLARKLPAVLERWADVERQVGVRDSCKWKVLVCMGVVTLSAAGETTASMFHNVPENTTGNFWLYLETYVRTGHKYEVDLLGYSRALGLAILTINKYATFLWNFVDVLVFSVAIVLLHLVRAFNAKLQNGCATFDPIGWRDIRRDHLALLTLVQSLNASLGPLVLQSYLTNIFFTLVQLYFGLSHEHELSFFSKLYLTWSFLHLLGRLAIVSFSCALIHEESYKGISCVLEIPENRYSLEVWRLEHQIRHEVIGLSGCGFFLVNKSFILATTGALVTYEVILLQVSGGTATNT, from the exons ATGCGCGCGCCCAGGAGGTTCCGATCCACTAAACACGGTTTTCGGAGGGTTCTTCAGCGCCTTCTCTCGGCCGCCCTCGCAGGTGTTGAAGGCAGCCCgcgcccgccctcctccgccgcccccgccgcccacgaAGCCAAGGGCGTggatgggaggatgaggaagggggctTGGTATGGGGTGGAGGAACCTGTGAAG tGCCAGCGCCCCGAGTGCCTCCGGTGCCTCGTTCCCGTCACTcgactcttctccctcttcggtCTCCTGCCCATGCGCGTGGTCGACGGCCAGTTCAG GTTCGTGCTGTGCCACTTCCTGACCTTGTACGCGTGTGTGGTGGCAGCGGCTTTGACCTGGTTCTCCCTGACTCGTGTGGTGGCTCTCTTCGCTGCCACAGGGCCACAGGACTGGGTGCAGCTCCTGACTGGCACTACTTTCTACCTGCTAGGTGCCACGGGCGCTCTGCTGCTGCTCCAGCTGGCCAGGAAATTGCCAGCGGTTTTGGAGAG ATGGGCGGACGTGGAGAGGCAGGTGGGCGTCCGTGACTCGTGCAAGTGGAAGGTCCTGGTGTGCATGGGCGTGGTGACCCTCTCGGCCGCAGGAGAGACGACGGCGTCCATGTTCCACAACGTCCCGGAGAACACTACCGGGAATTTCTGGCT aTATCTAGAAACTTACGTCAGAACCGGACACAAATACGAGGTCGACCTTCTAGGCTACAGTAGAGCCCTCGGCCTTGCAATTCTCACCATCAACAAGTATGCAACATTTCTCTGGAATTTTGTTGACGTCCTGGTGTTCAGCGTTGCCATCGTGCTTCTCCATCTCGTCAGGGCGTTCAATGCTAAGCTGCAAAACG GCTGTGCGACCTTTGACCCCATAGGTTGGCGAGACATCCGGCGTGACCACTTGGCTCTCTTGACCTTAGTCCAGTCCCTCAACGCGTCTTTGGGTCCTCTCGTCCTCCAGTCTTATCTCACGAACATTTTCTTCACGTTGGTGCAGCTCTACTTTGGACTCAG CCACGAGCACGAGCTGAGCTTTTTCTCGAAGTTGTACTTAACGTGGTCGTTCCTCCACCTCCTGGGTCGTCTCGCCATCGTCTCGTTCTCTTGCGCCCTAATCCATGAGGAGTCCTACAAGGGGATTTCCTGCGTCCTCGAGATTCCCGAGAACAG ATACAGCCTAGAAGTGTGGAGGCTGGAACATCAGATCCGCCATGAAGTTATAGGACTCTCCGGATGCGGTTTCTTCCTGGTCAATAAAAGCTTCATTCTTGCT ACCACAGGGGCACTGGTCACATACGAGGTCATCTTGCTTCAGGTCAGCGGAGGGACGGCAACCAATACATAG